Sequence from the Candidatus Rhabdochlamydia sp. T3358 genome:
TACTGCAATAACCCCTTCTCCTAGGGAATCTAAAATGGCTTCCTTTTCATTTCTTTCATCAATAATTTGTTTAATGTGAAGGCGCAAATGTTCTGAAAGAGAATTTAATGTTTGTGCTAATTGATAAAACTGATCTTTTTCATCGATGGAATCGCTCAATACAATCGGATTGATGACGGTTTCTACTCCTAACTGATAGGGTTTGATCGCACGAATAATTTGTTGAATAGGATAATTAATCCGATGAAAAATCAACCAAGTAATTGCAGCAAAAAACAACATGGCCAAAAAGCAAAAAGCCAAAAACCACATTTCAAATTCATAAGTGAATTCATGCATTTGAGAAAAGGGAATAGCCGTTCGCAAAATGTATGTTTGATTGTTTACATGAAAAGGCAGCGTAATATAGGCCAGCTTTTCTGCTTCTTGTTTATTATAACCTATAAAATAAACAATTTTGTGCCCTAAAGCATCCACAACCTCTGAGTGTGTTAAAGGATTTATGCTTTCTTTTTTAGTCACTTGTTTTAAAGAAGAATCATATAATGCTTCGCCTTTATTATTAAAAAGAGAGACATGAAAAAAGATATAATCATCTGCATCTTGTAAAAGAGTTAAAATTTGCTGTTCATTTCGTGCTTTCTCTAATAAGTTTACAAGATAAGAAGTGCTCACATGCAAGCTATTAAATACGATTCTTTGCACCGATTTAGTGATAAACGGAAAAGCAAAAGCAATAAAAACCACAAATAAAAAAATATGGCTAAGTATAATTTTTTGACGAAATCCAAGCTTATTTTTCATAATGATTTATAGATTTTTTTAACCTATTATTCGTCTGGATCAATGGGATAAAAAAACCGATATCCCTCTTCTGTAATAAGAATCATATCTTCATATCGCGCTCCACCAATATCTGGTAGATACAATCCTGGTTCAATTGTTACAACCATATTTTTTTGCAAAATCACCTGAGAATCCTTGCCTTGATGAGAAATTCGAGGAAACTCATGCGTTGTTAAACCAATTCCATGACCTAGACTATGCACAAAAAAGGGCTCTAAATCATGTTTTCTAAATACCTCGCGGGCAGCTAAATCAAGTTCTGCAAGTGTGATCCCCGGAGCACAAAGATCTAAAGCAGCTTTTTGAGCCTGCTTTACAATCTGATATAAATAAGAAAGTCGCAAGTGCGGTTCTTCAAAAAAAACAACTCGTGTCATATCAGAATGATAATGATCTACAACTACACCAATATCTATTAAAACGACATCTTTTGATTGCAAGGCAACATTTTGACTATGGTAATGAGGCATTGCACTATTTTTACCAAAAGCAATAATGGGCTCAAAAGCCAAACCATCTGCCCCTTGCTGCAGACAGAAAATTTCAAATTCTTTAGACAATTCTTTTTCTGTAATCCCGACTTTTAAAAGAGAACAAATATGGGTAAAGCCCTGCCTTAAGAGTTGAGCACTCATGGTAATTTTTCCAATTTCAACAGTATCTTTGATCGCTCGTACATTTTTAAGCAAGTTAGGATAAGCGACGAGATCTTTGTGATATTTTTGCAATCCAAGATACCGCTCATAAGACACCTTCTCAGAATCAAAGGCTATTTTTTTAAATGAGCTATGCGCAAAGAACTCTTCCCAAGCAATAGGAGAATCTCTTTCAACGGCTACAACTGCTTTTTCTACAGCTGATTGAAAATATCGATCATCTACAAGCAGAAGTTGTTTTTTTCGAGTCAATAAAAGAGAACCTTTAGATAAGGATAAACCGGTCAAGTAATAGAGGTCTATCGAATCTTCAATCAAACACGCTTCTATAGAACTCTCTAACTGCTCCCATAACCTAGCAACTCTTTTTAAAAAAAATTCCTTTTCACTTAAACCAATCATCGATTTGTCCCTTTGTAATACAGCTTATAGTCCTTTTGCCTAAAGGGCAAAAAAGAGGGTCTGGCAAACAAAGCAATTGCTCTACTAACCTCAAGGCTCGCTCTTGTGAAAATGGTTGCTTATTTTTACGAACCCATCTACACAAAATGGCTGCATACTTTCTATTTCCTTGTTCTTTACTACCTTGTAAACACTCTAACATGAGATCTCTTACTTGATCTTGTTTCATAAATTCAGGTATAGCCTCCACTAGGAAAGCAGACTCGCCAATAGGATGAAGCCTTAAACCTAGCTGATGCAACTCATCTAATATGCTCAATATCCCCTCGCTTTCTGCTTTTGAAAAAGATAAAGTATCAGGTAATAATAAAGTCTGCGATCCTTTAGGTTCTTCGGTTCTCCTCATTTCATCAAATAAGATCTTTGATTCTGCTGCATATAGATCAACCCCTATCATGGCTATGGTCTCTTTTGCGTCTAGTATTTTCAATAGGGCGGATTGGGGATATAAAAAAAGATAATGAGAAAACAACCCAATGACCTCAAGTGTATTTTCTATAAATGATTCTTGTTTGGATTCGGGTAAAGAGTCATACAAAATGCCAGAGGGGACCTCTTTTGTCCAAAAAGGGTTTTCATGATGACCATAAGAAATGGGTATGGAAGCACTTAGTTGATTTCCACTTCTTTTTTCTAACGCCTTTTCTACAGCCAATTGAATCGAGTTTTTTGTATATTTTTCCTCTTTTAAACGAATTTCTTTTTTTTGTGGATGAACATTTACATCTATTAAATGAGGAGCAATTGTACAGTGCAGAACAAATAAAGGATGACGATCTTTTTCAATTCGCGTAGAAAAAGCATCTCGCACCGCATAACTAAAGATAGGACAAACAACAACTCGACGGTTGACAAATAGATATTGTCCCGAACGATTTACACGCACCTTTAAAGGAGAAGCGACAAATCCCATTACCTCACAGCTCTCTTGTTTATGTGCAATTACATGAATATCTTCTACAAAATCATGACTAAGTAAAGTCTTAGCACGCACAAGCATTTCTTCTTGTCTATTTTCAGAAGCGCAAAAATCAAAGACTCTCTTATCCTGATGCCATAAAGTAAGTCCTATTTCTGGATAAGCTAAACTCAGAAAGGTCATTAATTTGGTAATCTCTGCACTACTTGCAGAAGCACTTTTTTGAAACTTTTTACGAGCAGGAACGTTATAAAATAAAGAACGAACTTCTATACTACTTCCCTTCACTCTAGGAGC
This genomic interval carries:
- a CDS encoding M24 family metallopeptidase, giving the protein MIGLSEKEFFLKRVARLWEQLESSIEACLIEDSIDLYYLTGLSLSKGSLLLTRKKQLLLVDDRYFQSAVEKAVVAVERDSPIAWEEFFAHSSFKKIAFDSEKVSYERYLGLQKYHKDLVAYPNLLKNVRAIKDTVEIGKITMSAQLLRQGFTHICSLLKVGITEKELSKEFEIFCLQQGADGLAFEPIIAFGKNSAMPHYHSQNVALQSKDVVLIDIGVVVDHYHSDMTRVVFFEEPHLRLSYLYQIVKQAQKAALDLCAPGITLAELDLAAREVFRKHDLEPFFVHSLGHGIGLTTHEFPRISHQGKDSQVILQKNMVVTIEPGLYLPDIGGARYEDMILITEEGYRFFYPIDPDE
- the mutL gene encoding DNA mismatch repair endonuclease MutL, translating into MKIRTLDEQTINQIAAGEVIENPASVVKELVENAVDSGASQVKVEIFGGGFQSITVSDNGSGMSRDDALLCFMRHATSKIQKVEDLSDLSTMGFRGEALSSIAAISKITLTTSYEAAGIKLEVEAGRVLSIDPAPRVKGSSIEVRSLFYNVPARKKFQKSASASSAEITKLMTFLSLAYPEIGLTLWHQDKRVFDFCASENRQEEMLVRAKTLLSHDFVEDIHVIAHKQESCEVMGFVASPLKVRVNRSGQYLFVNRRVVVCPIFSYAVRDAFSTRIEKDRHPLFVLHCTIAPHLIDVNVHPQKKEIRLKEEKYTKNSIQLAVEKALEKRSGNQLSASIPISYGHHENPFWTKEVPSGILYDSLPESKQESFIENTLEVIGLFSHYLFLYPQSALLKILDAKETIAMIGVDLYAAESKILFDEMRRTEEPKGSQTLLLPDTLSFSKAESEGILSILDELHQLGLRLHPIGESAFLVEAIPEFMKQDQVRDLMLECLQGSKEQGNRKYAAILCRWVRKNKQPFSQERALRLVEQLLCLPDPLFCPLGKRTISCITKGQIDDWFK